The proteins below come from a single Lentimicrobiaceae bacterium genomic window:
- a CDS encoding alpha-glucosidase C-terminal domain-containing protein, whose amino-acid sequence MILGVSCNQKPSVETADSTLVQVKHPEWSKNLNIYEINVRQFTPEGTFAALEAHLPRLKELGTDILWIMPINPIGELNRKGNLGSYYSVKDYKAVNPDFGTAQDFKHFVEKAHELGLYVIVDWVANHSAWDNALVTEHPDWYEKDSTGKMMSPYDWTDVVEFNYANADMSNYMLDAMKYWVSDFNIDGYRCDVAGLVPDTFWVKARTELDKIKPVFMLAEDESPRHHAAFDMTYSWEFHHIMNKIFKGENTTNDIEKYLLKNDSLYPTDAYRMNFITNHDENSWNGTEFERLGDGVEAFYVLTVSIPGMPLVYTGQESAMNKRLLFFEKDAVEWGNYPMADFYKKILNLKKTNPALFNGNYGGSWERINTGDNEKVFALIRSKDEHKVISVVNLGPEPATVKLNNDAIKGSYTELFSGENAALESENSIELPAWGYKVYFK is encoded by the coding sequence ATGATTTTAGGTGTATCCTGTAATCAGAAGCCGTCAGTTGAAACCGCTGACAGCACACTCGTTCAGGTTAAACATCCTGAATGGAGTAAAAATCTGAACATTTACGAAATCAATGTCAGACAATTCACGCCGGAAGGAACATTTGCAGCACTGGAAGCCCATCTTCCACGCCTGAAAGAACTTGGCACTGATATTCTGTGGATCATGCCTATCAATCCAATCGGAGAGTTAAACCGAAAAGGAAATCTGGGAAGCTATTATTCCGTAAAAGATTACAAAGCAGTTAATCCCGACTTTGGAACAGCTCAGGACTTCAAACACTTTGTTGAAAAAGCCCATGAACTGGGACTATATGTGATTGTTGACTGGGTGGCCAATCACTCGGCATGGGACAACGCACTGGTTACCGAGCATCCTGACTGGTATGAAAAAGACTCGACGGGAAAAATGATGTCGCCCTATGACTGGACTGATGTGGTTGAATTTAATTATGCGAATGCTGACATGAGCAACTATATGCTTGATGCTATGAAATATTGGGTTTCAGATTTTAACATCGATGGATATCGCTGTGATGTAGCCGGATTAGTTCCTGACACATTCTGGGTAAAGGCCCGTACTGAACTCGATAAAATAAAACCGGTGTTTATGCTGGCTGAAGACGAAAGCCCGCGGCATCATGCAGCTTTTGACATGACTTACAGTTGGGAGTTTCACCATATCATGAATAAAATTTTCAAAGGAGAAAACACCACCAATGACATTGAAAAATATTTGCTAAAAAACGACTCCCTCTATCCAACCGATGCTTATCGCATGAACTTCATCACCAATCATGACGAAAACTCATGGAATGGAACTGAATTTGAACGCCTCGGCGATGGTGTTGAAGCATTTTATGTGCTCACGGTATCAATACCGGGAATGCCACTGGTATACACCGGACAGGAATCAGCCATGAACAAAAGGCTTCTGTTTTTCGAAAAAGATGCTGTTGAATGGGGCAATTACCCAATGGCTGACTTTTACAAAAAAATACTGAATTTAAAGAAAACAAACCCTGCCTTGTTCAATGGAAACTATGGCGGCTCCTGGGAAAGAATAAATACAGGAGACAATGAAAAGGTTTTTGCACTTATCCGCAGCAAAGATGAACATAAAGTAATTTCGGTAGTAAACCTTGGCCCTGAGCCCGCAACCGTAAAATTAAACAATGATGCGATCAAAGGCAGCTATACTGAATTATTCTCAGGCGAAAATGCGGCACTTGAATCTGAAAATTCAATTGAACTGCCTGCCTGGGGCTACAAAGTGTATTTCAAGTAA
- a CDS encoding glycoside hydrolase family 31 protein has protein sequence MRKTTLILSLILSIMNMAYTQSSESKSLGKIFYHQLDGQVLKLKTDYGQAEITVYSPGIFRLRMVKDQFADDFSYAVIAKPEKCDVQLKEESEKLILSTSQLKLEIDKNPARFTFFTSDGKLINADDKSFGTSWIGTETNTFKQLQKDERFIGLGEKTGNLDRRGSAYENWNTDNPRYGPNDDPLYVTIPFYMGLHSGLVYGIFMDNSHRSRFNFGASNNRFSSFGADDGEMDYYFMYETNVAGIIKDYTQLTGRMTMPPMWALGYQQCRWSYFPDSEVLNIVQNFRERKIPLDVIYLDIHYMDAYKIFTWHPVRFSNPQKLLSDLKSMGVHTTVIVDPGIKVEKGYEAYEDGLKKDMFIKYPDGDVYTAQVWPGWCHFPDFSKPAAREWWGNKFSGLVNNGVEGFWNDMNEIASWGGGYTPGMVQFEWEGKGTTYRQAKNVYGMLMARSTFEGTRKLMNNQRPLILTRAGYAGLQRYTALWTGDNQATEEHMLLGTRLLNSLGLSGVSFTGVDVGGFSKDPTPSLFARWIGVGAFSPFFRSHTHHDTRSAEPWAFGEVVENISRNYIQLRYRLLPYIYSAFHESVETGMPVARSLAIHYTFDEKIYNFNYQNQYLFGPSILVAPTESTRDLVKVYLPEGEWYNLHTGIKLQGNNEMTTECPTGILPLFIKAGSVIPMQKAVQSTSEDPGEVLFLHIFNGSNASEFVYYEDDGKSYEYENGKFCSRKIVFDPSKHQLSIDANTGTYASRFKQIQLVFHGFDNNQSFRMNKTTLKTEQVKVDLFNALEANDPQYLETIHQKLDALSTRVNLSDSKMTIEW, from the coding sequence ATGAGAAAAACAACTCTTATTCTCTCGCTAATCCTATCAATTATGAACATGGCATATACCCAGAGTAGCGAGTCCAAAAGCCTGGGGAAAATCTTTTATCATCAGTTAGACGGGCAGGTGCTCAAGCTGAAAACAGATTATGGCCAGGCTGAAATTACGGTTTACAGTCCTGGAATCTTCCGTTTACGGATGGTTAAAGATCAATTTGCCGATGATTTTTCTTATGCAGTTATTGCTAAACCTGAGAAATGCGATGTACAGCTAAAAGAGGAAAGTGAAAAACTTATACTTTCGACCTCACAGCTAAAACTTGAAATTGATAAAAATCCAGCCCGTTTTACTTTCTTTACTTCCGACGGAAAATTGATCAATGCTGACGACAAATCATTCGGAACATCGTGGATAGGAACTGAAACCAACACATTTAAGCAGCTTCAAAAGGATGAACGCTTTATAGGCTTAGGCGAAAAAACCGGTAACCTTGATCGCAGGGGAAGTGCCTATGAAAACTGGAACACCGACAATCCGCGCTACGGCCCGAACGATGATCCTTTGTATGTAACCATTCCATTTTACATGGGTCTTCACAGCGGCCTCGTTTATGGCATTTTCATGGATAACTCACACCGCAGCAGATTTAACTTTGGTGCAAGCAATAATCGTTTCAGCTCTTTTGGAGCTGATGACGGTGAAATGGACTACTATTTCATGTACGAAACAAACGTAGCCGGTATCATCAAGGATTATACACAACTAACAGGCCGCATGACCATGCCTCCTATGTGGGCTTTAGGATATCAGCAATGCAGGTGGAGCTATTTCCCTGATTCAGAAGTTTTAAATATTGTCCAGAATTTTCGGGAGCGAAAAATTCCGCTTGATGTGATTTATCTCGACATTCATTACATGGATGCTTATAAGATTTTTACATGGCATCCGGTGCGGTTTAGCAATCCACAAAAACTGCTGAGCGATCTTAAATCAATGGGTGTTCACACAACGGTAATTGTTGATCCGGGTATCAAAGTTGAAAAAGGATATGAAGCCTATGAAGATGGCCTGAAAAAGGATATGTTTATCAAATACCCTGACGGAGATGTTTATACGGCACAGGTTTGGCCCGGATGGTGTCATTTCCCCGACTTTTCAAAACCTGCCGCACGTGAATGGTGGGGTAATAAGTTCAGCGGACTGGTAAATAACGGTGTTGAGGGATTCTGGAACGATATGAACGAAATTGCCTCATGGGGAGGTGGCTACACCCCGGGCATGGTGCAGTTTGAATGGGAAGGCAAAGGAACTACTTACAGACAGGCCAAAAATGTTTATGGCATGCTGATGGCCCGCAGCACATTTGAAGGCACCAGAAAACTCATGAACAACCAGCGCCCGCTAATTCTTACCAGGGCAGGCTATGCAGGATTACAACGCTACACTGCACTTTGGACAGGCGACAATCAGGCCACCGAAGAACATATGCTACTGGGCACCAGATTACTAAACAGTTTAGGATTAAGTGGTGTTTCTTTTACAGGAGTTGATGTGGGAGGCTTCAGCAAAGACCCCACACCTTCTCTCTTCGCCAGATGGATAGGCGTTGGTGCTTTTAGCCCGTTTTTCAGAAGCCACACTCACCATGACACGCGCTCGGCTGAACCATGGGCTTTTGGCGAAGTGGTTGAAAACATTTCGAGAAATTACATACAGCTGAGATACAGGCTCTTACCATACATCTATTCTGCTTTTCACGAATCAGTTGAAACGGGAATGCCTGTTGCCAGAAGCCTTGCCATTCATTACACTTTTGATGAAAAGATTTATAACTTCAACTATCAGAACCAGTATTTGTTTGGCCCTTCCATATTGGTAGCTCCAACCGAAAGTACACGCGACCTTGTAAAAGTGTACCTGCCTGAAGGAGAATGGTATAATCTGCATACAGGCATAAAACTTCAGGGGAATAATGAGATGACCACCGAATGCCCTACAGGAATTTTGCCATTGTTTATTAAAGCCGGCTCGGTTATTCCTATGCAGAAAGCCGTGCAGAGCACTTCAGAAGACCCTGGCGAAGTTCTTTTTCTGCATATTTTCAATGGAAGTAACGCATCTGAGTTTGTTTACTATGAAGATGACGGAAAATCATATGAATACGAAAATGGAAAATTCTGCAGCAGAAAAATTGTATTTGATCCTTCGAAACATCAGTTAAGCATCGATGCAAATACAGGGACGTATGCCAGCCGGTTTAAACAAATTCAGCTTGTTTTTCACGGATTTGACAACAATCAGTCGTTCAGAATGAACAAAACGACACTAAAAACAGAACAGGTAAAAGTTGATTTATTCAATGCATTAGAAGCTAATGACCCTCAGTATCTGGAAACAATACATCAAAAGCTTGATGCATTGAGCACCCGGGTAAACCTTTCAGATTCAAAAATGACAATTGAATGGTAA